GGCTGGGCACTTCTCCTTCGAGCAGTACTCGGTTGGCTTCACGTTCACGTTCTTTTTCAGGATCAGGAATGGGAATTGCGGCAAGCAGAGACTGCGTATAAGGGTGCAGCGGATCTTCATAGATCGTGTTGCTGTCTGTCAATTCCATTACCTTGCCCAGGTACATTACGGCCATCCGATCACTGATGTGCCGAACCACTGCCAGATCATGCGCAATGAAGAGGTAAGTCAGTTTCAGTTGTTGCTGGAGGTTGCGCATCAGGTTGATGATCTGGGCCTGTATCGAAACGTCCAAGGCGGAGATAGGTTCATCGGCCACAATGAAATCAGGTTGTGCCGCAAGAGCTCGAGCGATTCCAATCCGTTGCCGCTGTCCACCAGAGAACTCATGTGGATAACGGTCGGCAAACTCCCTGGCCAGACCCACCATCTCCAGTATTTTCTCAACTTCAGAACGGATCGCAGAGCGGGGATGCAATTGATGGATGTACATTGGTTCGCCAATGATGTCGGCGATTTTCATCCTCGGATTCAGCGAGGCATAAGGATCTTGATAGATCATCTGAAAGCGATTGCGCATCTTGCGCAAGGCCTTTCCCTCCAACTGCACCAAATCTGTTCCGCGATATTGAACAGTGCCTGCTGTGGGCTTGTAGAGTTGCAAAATACTGCGACCTAAGGTGCTTTTACCGCACCCGCTCTCGCCGACAAGTCCGAGTGTCTCCCCTTCAAAAACGTCCAGACTCACATTGTCGACCGCTTTGACCACTCGTTGAGGCCCCTTGAGGAATCCCGAAGCTTGACCAAAGTGCATTGACAAATTTTTCACTTGGACGAGTGGTTCAGTCATGGTTCACAATTTCCCTGCATGATGACACCAAACCTTGTGAGTGGTCGAGATAGATTGCTTCTTAGGAGGAGTCTGGCATTGCTCTGTTTGGTATAAACAGCGCTCGAGAAAAGGACAGGAAGTGGGGTAGTGAATCAGATTGGGTGGAAGTCCTTCAATTGCTTCGAGAGGTTTTTCAGAACGAGTGTCTAGCCTTGGCAAAGAATTCAGGAGTCCTTTGCTGTAAGGATGCTGCGGCGTTTTGAAGAGTTGATCAACAGGGGCAAACTCCACAATTTTTCCTGCATACATTACGGCGACTCGATCTGCCAGACCGGCAACGATCCCCA
This portion of the SAR324 cluster bacterium genome encodes:
- a CDS encoding ATP-binding cassette domain-containing protein — translated: MTEPLVQVKNLSMHFGQASGFLKGPQRVVKAVDNVSLDVFEGETLGLVGESGCGKSTLGRSILQLYKPTAGTVQYRGTDLVQLEGKALRKMRNRFQMIYQDPYASLNPRMKIADIIGEPMYIHQLHPRSAIRSEVEKILEMVGLAREFADRYPHEFSGGQRQRIGIARALAAQPDFIVADEPISALDVSIQAQIINLMRNLQQQLKLTYLFIAHDLAVVRHISDRMAVMYLGKVMELTDSNTIYEDPLHPYTQSLLAAIPIPDPEKEREREANRVLLEGEVPSPENPPKGCAFCTRCPRRNEVLGNKKIDCSTKAPLFAEAKPGHWTACHLYT